In Alkalihalobacillus sp. AL-G, the genomic stretch CTTCAACGCAACTTCTGTCATTTGGATGAAACGTGTTCGGGAATCAAAGATCAGTCGTTTCTCATTTTGAATCAGTGGGTTTGCAGCTGGGCCGTTCGTTCATACTGTTAAAAAGGAAATTCGCTTACCGCTGTGGAAAATATAAGAAGGTAGAAGTGCCTGGGTAGCCGTGAAGGAGACTGGAGGACTACCGGGGAAGCTGCCGCCTTAGTGTGCCAATAGTGTGATCCAAGGGGATAGGCGCCAAGGCTAGACATTCTAGAGAAGGGGAAGGAACCAACATGAGGGAAAGCTATAAATTACGAAATAAGGATTGGCTGGAGCAAGCAACGATTCTTGAGCTTCAGAAGGCGATGAGCAATGGGGAACTGACCTCGATGCAGCTCGTCAGCCGTTGTCTTGAATACATATCACGCTTAAACCATAAGGGTCCGAATCTGAATGCTGTGCTTGAAGTTAATCCTGATGCCCTGCACATTGCGGAAACATTGGACTCTGAACGGAAAGTAAAAGGGATGCGCGGCCCGCTGCACGGAATTCCAGTTTTAGTAAAGGACAATGTTGAAACGGGTGACCGGATGCATACGAGTGCAGGGTCTGTTGCACTTGAGAGCCATTATGCTGTGCATGATGCGACGATTGTCCGTAAGCTTCGTGATGCAGGAGCAGTGATCATCGGAAAGGCGAACATGACAGAATGGGCTAATTTCATGAGTGAATCGATGAAAAACGGATACAGTTCAAGAGGCGGACAGGTCAGAAATCCGTATGGCGCAACGTTTGATTGCGGCGGTTCCAGTTCAGGGTCTGCGGTAGGCGTTGCGGCACATTTTTCCACACTTTCGATTGGTACGGAAACATCCGGCTCGATTCTAAGTCCTGCAAGTCAAAATAATGTTGTCGGAATCAAACCGACCGTTGGGCTCGTAAGTCGAACCGGGATCATTCCACTATCACACAGTCAGGATACAGCTGGTCCAATTGCACGGTCTGTGACAGATGCGGCTATCCTTTTAGGGGCATTGACTGGTATTGATCCAGCAGATCCGATTACGAAAACGAGCGTTGAGCGGAACTACCGAGATTACACTTCATTTCTGAATTCAAAGTCACTGCACGGTGCCAGGATTGGGGTTGCACGTTCGCTTTATTTTGAT encodes the following:
- a CDS encoding amidase family protein codes for the protein MRESYKLRNKDWLEQATILELQKAMSNGELTSMQLVSRCLEYISRLNHKGPNLNAVLEVNPDALHIAETLDSERKVKGMRGPLHGIPVLVKDNVETGDRMHTSAGSVALESHYAVHDATIVRKLRDAGAVIIGKANMTEWANFMSESMKNGYSSRGGQVRNPYGATFDCGGSSSGSAVGVAAHFSTLSIGTETSGSILSPASQNNVVGIKPTVGLVSRTGIIPLSHSQDTAGPIARSVTDAAILLGALTGIDPADPITKTSVERNYRDYTSFLNSKSLHGARIGVARSLYFDGLTNEQKEVMEQALRDLEGEGVTIIELESISPMEKDEAWDYKVLLHEFKSDLNHYLAGLGRGSAVQSLSDVIAFNESHSERAMKYGQDILIASDKTSGMMTESDYLDSRLRDLELSRTRGIDVVMEEHQLDALLFPNSNGAGIPAKAGYPSVTVPGGFTKDGEPVGVTFTGLAYSEPALIGLAYAYEQATKHRKAPAF